The DNA segment CATAAGTTTTGAATCGCTAGATCCGCTTGATACATACTTGTACGGCTAGATTCGCTTGATCCACTCTTGTTCATTATATCCGCTAAATTCGCAACGCCTGATCTGCTTTTCCCATTCGGAGCCTAAATAgatttaaaaaatcaaacttCCATGATACTTGTAGTATCCTTCACACAAAGTACTTAGTTTAGAGCATTTCCAGCTCACTCTATTCCTACTTTAAAAAGAGTTTGAAAAAAGAATACTTCAATTTTATTTCGTCGCCTGTTTCataataaagtaaaaaggaGTTTATTGCATAAATGAagtaattcatttattttttattcattactACTTTATTTTTCACTCCAAACTAGAATAGAATTAAAGCAAAACTCACTCAATTATAGAATTATTCTATTTTGGTGGAAAGAAATGGAGTTCTAGGCTGGAAATGATCTTAACTTATGCATTCAAGAGAAACATACACTTTAATCATTGTTTCTTACAAGATGGCTTTTATTTATGCAGTAATTAGTATTGTTCGACATATACATTCATACAGTGTATAGTTACCCCGAACCAGCAACCTCCGATGAAATATAACCACTCTACTAACCAGCAGAGTTTTCCACTTCAGTGTCTTGTGAAATTTGAATATCAGATCCACCTGGAAACGTAAGTATAAACCTTCGAAGTACTGTAGTCTCTGTCTTCATTGACCACCTTGAAACCAtagatacatataaaatatatatgtaaattaaacTTTTGACCGCATACATAAAAAATCGAATCATGAGTCATTAGGTGATTAATTGAACCTGTATCTACACAAATGATGGATAAAACTGGCCATTATAAGCTTAGCGAAGTCAGCTCCTAAACATAGTCTTGAACCAGCGCCAAAAGGAATGTACGTCTTCGAGACAATAGCAGTCAGGTCTTTTTCCTGAAAAATTTATGTAGtttaataaatgtaaaaaaatcttATGAATGTATAAGTAAaggatgaagaaaaaaataaaaatcacctTCCACCGCCATGGATTAAATGCTAAAGGGTCATCATATTTTTCTGGATTGAAATGGACACTAGGAAAGCCCATGAAGATCCACCCAGCTGGAATTGTATATTCACCAAACTGGAACTCATGATCAATTATTCTAAGCACTGTCGGCGCTGTGCTTGTGATCCTCAGTGACTCATTTATCACCTGAAACAAAACACCATGATTGTCTAAACTATGATAAGGTTCGTCGATTTTCAGTCAAaaccctgttttttttttttttgtcaaaacccTGTTGACAATGAATGCTGACCATTTGCGTGAAAGTCATTGATTTGTAGTCTTCCCATGTTAGGCCggtcttcttctccttctcactCTTATCCCGGACAATGCGTTCATGCTCTCTCTTTAATTCCTGCATGACTTTAGGGTTGTCGCTTATGAGCTTTACTGTAGCCGCAAGGACGCTTGGTGTTGCTTCGTTAGcaatcaaaaagaaaataaatatgaacTCAATCGCACTCTCCACGCTTATCTTTTCCTCTCCTCCTTCCATTTCGCCAAGTAACGTCTTGAAAAACTCTCCAAGCTCTTCTCCTGAAGCTCTTTTCTTCAACACCGtctcctttaatatattaatCATCTGTTTTTTTGCCTGTTTAAGGACATCATCACCCCAGTTCTCTTTCTCTAATTCTCATATATAGAGCTCTTTTAAGGGTTTATAGATGAATAAAAAGAGGTGTACCTTCATCATTCGATAGACGCCATTACCAGGAATGTTCCAGGATATTCGAAACCACCCCTTTGGAAAATGGCTCCAACAGAGTGTGAGTTCTTTTGCAGCCTCTGGTTCCATTTCGCCCATAACTTTCTTGGCAAGACATTCAATTAAGATCTGTAAAGTTTGATGATTTGTATTAGAGGAAATGATCCGATCTTAATTAAGTAATCGAGTTGATTCTTATCGTAGCAATTCACAAGAGCCGTGCCAAATGTTAATATAAGTCCTATACacaattttccaaaaaaaaaaaagtctcccttcaattttcattttgaagctacaaaataaaaataatctgCTTCTTATTTTGGAGTGAACCTCAAAAGATTTGAATTTTACACCACTTACAATGGAGAACTAGATGATTTCATGCGGcacacacaaaaatattttttttttaaatattcatttaaaattatatttacattaCATTTAGCTTTAAAGTTCATTAATTTTTACAAGTATAAAGTACTCACTTGTAATTTTATAGTTAGTTAAAATTTCTGATCCGATTGTATTTAAATTAGTTtaacttaataaaattatttttcattttataaaatataattttatactattttacttattttaaaataaatttaataaaatttagttttattgttttagtcaaaaatatttaaattataaaaatatttattaaacctAATGAATCGAATGCTAATCACTCAATTAaattatttactaaattttaaatatttcactaGTTTAGAAACTTGACTATACGTATCCTCATATTAAGTAATAAACTAAAACttagctttatttatttaactatcaacgaaaaatattaatatttctataaaaaatatttttgatatgatgatatacatattattaaaatatctaaaaatcttGTCAGAATGTAATATCTATAATAAATTTGATCATGTTACAATAATTTTAATATCATGCTACaacttttcaaaataatatatattctttatacATGCCaaacttttgtttgttttcccttgaacaatataatattatttttgtcaacGCCATAATTAGTTATCTTGTAACATCATGTACTATTAGAACTTTGTTTGTTTGTCAATGGTGAAAATAGCAGCGCCATATGtattagatttttgttttggttGTTTGTCAAGTTGGACTGTTGCTGGCTATTAAAATGCATAATATATCAactgttgttaaaaaaaaatactattatttgaaaagtgaatttgcttacttgtcaatttttccataattttagataattttgctaattttacttatttatcatatttttttatctatcgATCATTTTGGCTTTAATAcgctttttattttaaaaatagatttcttgaaaatagataaataaacaTGATACGTTAATAACTCTTTAGATGAAATATTAATACACATGCATTATCATCTAACTGAACCTAACTTTATACGTATTCTCTATGCACAAAAACTAAGATGCATATAAACatacataaaattaaacaaaattatatactttttaaaataataatttataaaacttatatTCGCTTTTGGGTAAGCTTAAATTCAATCTCACTTGTAGTATACATTTGATAGATATACTTTTTTACTTTTAGTTTAATTAGCGCACATACATGCAGACTTTATgggtattatattatatatataatttttatatacatgagtatttttaaatttattttatgcacctaaaaatatttattttataataaaaaattgtcatatataaatagtttgatatttaatttaatactataatattttaaacgcATGAGTATTTCTACTATAAAAAGTATTTTCTGTTGTGATGAATtaatttatcatatataaaGTTTGCTGTTTAACTTATTGTTAATATTTCAAACAAATAAACAATTATGATGATTTGAACAGATAACACATTTACTTAGAGATATTTGTAAATTTGttatgcccgcatgtgcggacaaaacacctagttatattataaacaataattttaagaTTATAATCTGAAAATAATAGTTTTCTTCTATAAAGCTTgtaaatactataaattaatttGTATGTACTTCCATATTTTGGTACTCTCAAAATATCATATCCGGCTGTGATTTTGTACATCACTTATTTTTGGTGTAGAGAACTTAAATACTTTTTCTATAACAATTTCTTTTGGTTTATATATACACAGACCTAATCTCGAATAGAGGTAAAGATAGACTTTCTCATGGACATTCAAATGGCTTTCTCATGGACATTCAAATGAGCCAAAAATAATAGCAGTGGCCAGCGGAATTCGAATCAGGATTCGCCGTATTGATTTTATTTCCTCAAACACCACTGGGCTACCACCACTGTTATATGTTTATGaacaaaattattgttttatttggTGAAGATTGTTACTGTATGAAATTGGGGCCGGCACTGGATTGGAAATACAAATAAGTTAAATGGGCACTTCACacataacttttttttctaaGTGCACACTTGGCACGGCGCTAAAGTGGAATTTTACCTTGCTTACTGTTTCCTTGACGTCAAGACCGCCGTTTCTGGCTCCTACCTCCATATGTGTGAGAGTCAAGATATCGATGTCTTGCATCATTCTCAATTTTAAACCTTGTGAACCTAACAACTGGGTTGTTACGCTTCGGACATGCTTATGAGAGTCTTTACTCTGTACGAACAAGTTATTTTCGCCGAATAACCGCGCTAAGCTCTTCGGCATGCCAGGCATGTGATTCGTCTTTGCCATCTCTATGTTCAATCCACTATCAGTCGAGATTATAACTTTGGCTCCAAACAAGCTTGTCCGAAAAACTGGCCCATATCTGGTTTTCCAATAAAAAGGGAAAATTAAGACAAGATAACTGTTAGTTGCTAAGAAAAAAAGACTTGATAACTGATTATGTAAGAATTAAATATCTTCAACTATATATTTCTCATAAAAACACTCCACAACCTTATACTGAAAATATGAAATCAAATAACCTGTGGACTTTCTCCTTCACAAATGTTGGCAACTGAATAGCATCATGAGGTTTCATGAACTCGAAGGTCTTTCCGATGATTGGAAAGCCCATCGATCCTGGAGGAAGCTTTCCTTTACACTTTGGATTGTTCCACTGATAAATCCAATGATAAAGCTTCACCACTATGAGTGAAAGTATCAGAGTCCATAAATTGAAGACCTCTACCATGTTGGTTTGTTTATCTCTTTCAAATGTTCGTTTTAGTTTTTTAGGTTGCATACTTATCTGAGGGAGGAGAGAGTTCTCGCTTTATATTAGTGCTCTCTCGTTGAAtagtaaatatattaattatgaagATAGTTACTGATTCTGTAGGAAAGACAGCTGTTCTTATGTCTACGAGAAGGATAGACAGCTGCTCTCATGGATATTTGTTAGTTTTATTCTCACAGAAATCTTTTTTGGTAAAGAAAatagtttcaattttttgtcGGAAACTCCAAAAGTGTAAATAGTCATTTCAACGAAAATTAATTTCCAATGATGAAATCCTACTAGAACTCCTTTATTAGTAAACCAACAACTCGATGATTTATCACCGATCGATATCCTATATGTTACTAGGGGCATTGCTCCGCGTTTGCACCAAGTTACGGACAAATTTTTTTGATTCATTTCAATATTTGCTAAGGTTATTATAGTTGTTAATTTTGTGTTTTGGGCTAATCattatttttcaagttttttattgttataagGTTAGAATTATGACGATGAACTATATATGCATTGTTTTCCACTTACGAAGAACTAAATTGTGTTAGTAATGTCATTAATATAGTATGTGGTGTTGCTTGATGTGTCACAGAGacttattatttgtttatctttttaatttgtttcttgtaatgttgagagtacataaattatattaaggttGTTGAGAGTGCATTTTGTTTCtggatatttttttctctaatttaGTTGTGTAAGTCGTGtatattaagtaataatttttattatccttattatgtttgttatatatattttttatttttaaactttttgtttttactggacctttaaaataaatatattaaaacttgtagaaataactataaaatgagtGACAATTCTGAGTATTTGAGCTTTAATGGATTTTAAacgaatttatgtatttctcaTAAGAAGACAATAGCATTGACCTGTTGACATTGGACATGTAAGCTATTTTCATAAGACAAGAAGAGTGAGCAGGTGGAGATGTTGTTGTTACCTTTGTGTCTGTTGGGATTGTCACTTGTATCTCCTGGTGATggataatatgtaaacaaaaatcattgtTAGTTGTATTTATCAGAGTACGTAACTTACTCTGCTTTTGTGTTTAGGTAATTTCACTGATCTTGGTTGTTGTCTTCGTCTTCTTTGTAAGCATCAGCGAAAGTAAATTTGTAAATGGTTATATAGCTGTATTTGTCTAGCTGACTCGATGTATGTGTTGTTGAGTTTTAGTTGAGGTGATTGGTttggtatatttgttttgaagtttatttgtaagattagacaaaaaaaatgaaaagtgatCATTAATGGTTCGTCTTTTTTTTGGGATTCttgtttttggtgatttgaTTATTTGGGTTGTTGTGGTTTATTTTAAGCTGTAAAATAAAGGTTTGTGTAAAATTAGTTTGATAAATAAGGGAGATAAATAAACGACCACAGATCTTGGAtaagaaatatttttgattattgatgttAGCACAACATAGAcaataatataaagagaattgtgtgttgattgtttcttacGGATCAATGACGAGACGGATAACGACTCGACTTGTTTCTTTTGTGAGGTCAGGCCCTAGACAGAACGGATTTGCCCAACCACATCTGCGAGTTTAAAAATCAGAAACATAATATAAACTCAGATGCAATATGATAATATGCCTAGGAGTTCTAGGTTTGTGTTCACAATCACTTGGAGATTGTCGAACGTCTAATCATGATTGGAAATTGATCTTAGGAGCACACGTGATGACTTCATCAATAATGGTTGGTGAGATGAAACGAATGAGGAATGGATGATCAGTTATCTTGTACATGCTTGAGCACCTAGCAACCTCAAAATGATCGACTTTCACAATGGAACCGACTTTCAAAGATGGCATGTAATGATTAGCACGTCCGTCGGGAATAAACCCATGAATCACAGAATctgcaaataatattattcaacaaaaaatcaggaaatcaattaaaataattatgttaaatAAGTGTGACAGATCGAAGATTAACTTACCTTTTCATCAAAGAAGAGAACCGTGATTCCCATA comes from the Brassica rapa cultivar Chiifu-401-42 chromosome A01, CAAS_Brap_v3.01, whole genome shotgun sequence genome and includes:
- the LOC103870953 gene encoding cytochrome P450 708A2, with amino-acid sequence MQPKKLKRTFERDKQTNMVEVFNLWTLILSLIVVKLYHWIYQWNNPKCKGKLPPGSMGFPIIGKTFEFMKPHDAIQLPTFVKEKVHRYGPVFRTSLFGAKVIISTDSGLNIEMAKTNHMPGMPKSLARLFGENNLFVQSKDSHKHVRSVTTQLLGSQGLKLRMMQDIDILTLTHMEVGARNGGLDVKETVSKILIECLAKKVMGEMEPEAAKELTLCWSHFPKGWFRISWNIPGNGVYRMMKAKKQMINILKETVLKKRASGEELGEFFKTLLGEMEGGEEKISVESAIEFIFIFFLIANEATPSVLAATVKLISDNPKVMQELKREHERIVRDKSEKEKKTGLTWEDYKSMTFTQMVINESLRITSTAPTVLRIIDHEFQFGEYTIPAGWIFMGFPSVHFNPEKYDDPLAFNPWRWKEKDLTAIVSKTYIPFGAGSRLCLGADFAKLIMASFIHHLCRYRWSMKTETTVLRRFILTFPGGSDIQISQDTEVENSAG